One genomic region from Mycoplasmopsis meleagridis encodes:
- the glyA gene encoding serine hydroxymethyltransferase yields MFSLKDKVIEKAIRDEQKRQQSHIELIASENYVSVDVLKAVGSILTNKYAEGYPSKRYYDGCEFVDIIEETAKERLKKLFNVKYVNVQPYSGSTANAAALATICEPGDKIMGLSLSSGGHLTHGYKITFSGTYFHAIAYETDENGYLDYEKIKEIALKERPKLIITGYSAYSRMIDFKKFREIADECGAKLMADIAHIAGLIAAGAHPTPVPYADIITSTTHKTLRGARGAVIMTNDEEIAKKMNRWVFPGFQGGPLVHQIAGKAVAFNEALKPSFKIYAHNVVKNSKTFAQAFKNNGATIVAGGTDNHLFTINVYKTYNLTGKEASSLLAEFNITVNKNTVPHDTLSPMIASGIRLGTPAMTSRNFDKWVELANIIHKILSTGYKILENKEEVKKIKKQIAKWMKKYPILKYY; encoded by the coding sequence ATGTTTTCGTTAAAAGATAAAGTTATAGAAAAAGCAATTAGAGATGAACAAAAAAGACAACAAAGTCATATAGAATTAATTGCTAGCGAAAATTATGTAAGTGTTGATGTTTTAAAAGCTGTTGGTTCTATTTTAACAAATAAATATGCTGAGGGATATCCTTCAAAGAGATATTATGATGGTTGTGAATTTGTTGATATTATTGAAGAAACAGCAAAGGAAAGATTAAAAAAACTTTTTAATGTGAAATATGTTAACGTTCAACCATATTCAGGTTCAACTGCTAATGCTGCCGCTTTAGCAACAATATGTGAACCAGGAGATAAAATAATGGGGCTTTCTCTTTCTTCGGGAGGGCATTTAACTCATGGTTATAAAATTACTTTTAGTGGAACTTATTTTCATGCAATTGCTTATGAAACAGATGAAAACGGTTATTTAGACTATGAAAAAATTAAGGAAATAGCTTTAAAAGAAAGACCTAAATTAATAATTACCGGTTATTCTGCTTATTCGAGAATGATTGATTTTAAAAAATTTAGAGAAATTGCAGATGAATGCGGTGCGAAATTAATGGCTGATATTGCTCATATTGCAGGTTTAATTGCTGCAGGTGCTCATCCTACACCTGTTCCTTATGCTGACATTATTACTTCTACTACTCATAAAACGTTAAGAGGAGCAAGAGGGGCAGTAATTATGACTAACGACGAAGAAATAGCCAAAAAAATGAATAGATGAGTTTTTCCGGGTTTTCAAGGTGGCCCTTTAGTGCATCAAATAGCTGGTAAAGCTGTTGCTTTTAATGAAGCATTGAAACCTTCTTTTAAAATTTATGCTCATAATGTTGTTAAAAATTCCAAAACTTTTGCCCAGGCTTTCAAAAATAATGGTGCTACTATTGTGGCGGGAGGAACAGATAATCATTTATTTACTATCAACGTTTATAAAACATATAACTTAACAGGAAAAGAAGCAAGCAGTTTATTGGCCGAATTTAATATAACCGTTAATAAAAATACAGTTCCTCATGATACTTTGAGCCCTATGATTGCTTCTGGAATACGTTTAGGTACTCCGGCGATGACTTCAAGAAATTTTGATAAATGAGTTGAATTAGCTAATATAATTCATAAAATTCTCTCAACGGGTTATAAAATTTTAGAAAATAAAGAAGAAGTTAAAAAAATTAAAAAACAAATCGCCAAATGAATGAAAAAATATCCCATCTTAAAATATTATTAA
- a CDS encoding phenylalanine--tRNA ligase subunit beta: MIVSLKELNKFLPKIQLDLSIEKVINNLGYEVESITKFSDVKGIKFAKVLNVYKNPNSKKLNVVDLQTNKGNITIQTVANNVKKGYFTVAFVENSKANGIVYSSKEIAGIASQGMLSGYSELGFNQSLMPIDKDDLIMIKDKEITLDTDPIKYFELDDYILDITTPSNRADINSYYVLALEIAAYLNTEFKWFNLDIRKEAKLISKLQVDKKEAEELTFLEVELVNKETRLKDMLFLVKHNIEAKNNWAIDITNLNLILNGTPTHAYDKNKIGNKLKCEFFNGKLNILGNKEVILDNSLVISDENKPISIASVMGLEQTAVDNSSQKIVLEIGAFNPRIIRKTAKNIKLESQSSIQGSRGINYQMIINGMKFLIYKANEDKQFFSNAINLPRKKANNYVNISKHKLATYTNLSIKNLSIFSEVEKKLKYLGFKMDKNRVTIPSYRSDISCYEDVIEEYFRFYGYDKFIPKAPFLLNNKIIPKTITKEKISSQGYQEVRTFTLTSEKNKKFNFLNFDNTVKLKTFVSLEREIIRNSIIPSLLEVAEYNDKRKIKNFSIFEHGLINKETFVYGLLSTTKTFEQMKQDIINLIGDDSIDFKPFKNNEFVHPNVSAQIYKNNVLIGWLGKINPRYTSLNCFVAEFKNLEKENDYFTLNGEKNNNSEIKNKFLFKEYDNSPLKTTDITFSLKNEEMIGKKINELKENYEIFDCRIIDVYNLENTKNITIRITAKNNVINQINDSFHNKGE; this comes from the coding sequence ATGATTGTTTCCTTAAAAGAATTAAATAAATTTTTGCCCAAAATCCAGTTAGATTTATCAATAGAAAAAGTAATCAACAATTTAGGTTATGAAGTTGAATCTATTACTAAATTTAGTGACGTTAAAGGAATAAAATTTGCTAAAGTTCTAAATGTTTATAAGAATCCTAATTCTAAAAAATTAAATGTTGTTGATTTACAAACTAACAAAGGAAATATAACTATTCAAACAGTAGCAAATAATGTCAAAAAAGGTTATTTTACAGTTGCTTTTGTTGAAAATTCTAAAGCAAATGGAATAGTTTATTCATCAAAAGAAATTGCAGGAATAGCTTCTCAAGGAATGTTATCAGGTTATAGTGAATTAGGTTTTAATCAATCATTGATGCCTATTGATAAAGATGATTTAATAATGATTAAAGATAAAGAAATTACTTTAGATACAGACCCTATTAAGTATTTTGAATTAGATGATTATATTCTTGACATTACTACTCCTTCAAATAGAGCAGATATTAATTCCTATTATGTTTTGGCATTAGAAATTGCTGCATATTTGAATACAGAGTTCAAATGATTTAATTTAGATATTAGAAAAGAAGCTAAGCTAATTTCAAAATTACAAGTAGATAAAAAAGAAGCAGAAGAATTAACTTTTCTTGAAGTAGAGTTAGTAAATAAAGAAACAAGACTTAAAGATATGCTTTTCTTAGTAAAACATAATATTGAAGCAAAGAATAATTGAGCTATTGATATAACTAATTTGAACCTAATATTAAACGGCACTCCTACTCATGCCTACGACAAGAATAAAATTGGAAACAAATTAAAGTGTGAATTTTTTAATGGAAAATTAAATATTTTGGGTAATAAAGAAGTTATTCTTGATAATTCCTTGGTAATAAGTGATGAAAATAAACCTATATCCATTGCTTCAGTTATGGGCTTAGAACAAACAGCAGTTGATAATTCAAGTCAAAAAATTGTTTTGGAAATAGGCGCATTTAATCCTAGAATAATAAGAAAAACAGCTAAAAATATTAAGTTAGAAAGTCAATCATCAATTCAAGGCTCAAGAGGCATTAATTATCAAATGATTATCAATGGTATGAAATTTCTAATTTACAAAGCTAATGAGGATAAACAATTTTTTAGCAATGCAATTAATTTACCAAGAAAAAAGGCTAATAACTACGTAAATATTAGTAAGCATAAATTAGCAACCTATACAAACTTAAGCATTAAAAATTTATCTATTTTTTCAGAAGTAGAAAAAAAACTAAAATATTTAGGTTTTAAAATGGATAAAAACAGAGTTACTATTCCTTCATATAGAAGTGATATAAGCTGTTATGAGGATGTTATTGAAGAATATTTTAGATTTTATGGATATGACAAATTTATTCCTAAAGCACCTTTCTTATTGAATAATAAAATAATTCCTAAAACAATAACAAAAGAAAAAATATCTTCACAGGGTTACCAAGAAGTAAGAACTTTTACTTTAACAAGCGAAAAAAATAAAAAGTTTAATTTTTTAAATTTTGATAATACTGTTAAATTAAAAACTTTTGTTTCACTAGAAAGAGAAATAATAAGAAATTCAATTATTCCTTCTCTTTTAGAGGTCGCAGAATATAACGATAAAAGAAAAATAAAAAACTTTAGTATTTTTGAACACGGGTTAATAAATAAAGAAACTTTTGTTTATGGACTATTGTCAACTACAAAAACATTTGAACAAATGAAGCAAGATATTATTAACTTAATTGGCGATGATTCAATTGATTTTAAACCTTTTAAAAATAATGAATTTGTTCATCCTAATGTATCAGCACAAATTTATAAAAATAATGTTTTAATAGGTTGATTAGGAAAAATTAATCCTAGATATACATCATTAAATTGTTTTGTTGCTGAATTCAAAAATTTAGAAAAAGAAAATGATTATTTCACTTTAAACGGGGAAAAAAATAATAATTCAGAAATTAAAAATAAATTTTTATTTAAGGAATATGATAATTCTCCTTTAAAAACAACAGACATAACCTTTAGTCTTAAAAATGAAGAAATGATAGGCAAAAAAATTAATGAATTAAAAGAAAATTATGAAATTTTTGACTGCAGAATTATTGATGTTTATAACCTAGAAAATACAAAAAATATTACTATAAGAATAACAGCAAAAAACAATGTTATTAATCAAATTAATGATTCTTTCCATAATAAAGGAGAATAA
- a CDS encoding uracil-DNA glycosylase, translated as MKNSFLEFLKEECKKEYFAQMLHKIEHLEKSGKKILPVKKLWFRAFNYCEINDIKVIILGQDPYYIDNMADGLAFSSNLNITPKSLINIKEEIRKDYPEAIFETNSLVSWAKQGILLLNTILTVIENRPLSNKNIGWEIFTSNLLNKFVELKKPIVLVLWGEKAKQFYENNINKNNNFKILNFSHPSPLSYKTGKKPFYNSHCFKLINDLLEEPIDFSIRKE; from the coding sequence ATGAAAAATAGTTTTTTAGAATTTCTTAAAGAGGAATGCAAAAAAGAATATTTTGCTCAAATGCTTCATAAAATAGAGCATTTAGAAAAATCTGGAAAGAAAATTTTGCCAGTAAAAAAATTATGATTTAGAGCATTTAATTATTGCGAAATTAATGATATAAAAGTAATAATTTTAGGACAAGATCCATACTACATTGATAATATGGCGGATGGTTTAGCTTTTAGTTCAAATTTGAATATAACTCCTAAAAGTTTAATCAACATTAAAGAGGAAATAAGAAAAGATTATCCAGAAGCAATTTTTGAGACTAATTCATTAGTTTCTTGGGCAAAACAAGGGATTTTATTATTAAATACAATTTTAACTGTCATAGAAAATAGACCTTTGTCAAACAAAAATATAGGATGAGAAATTTTTACAAGCAATTTGTTAAATAAATTTGTTGAACTTAAAAAACCAATTGTTTTAGTTTTATGAGGAGAAAAAGCTAAACAGTTTTATGAAAACAATATAAATAAAAATAACAATTTTAAAATATTAAATTTTTCTCATCCTTCACCATTAAGTTATAAAACGGGCAAAAAACCTTTTTATAATTCTCACTGCTTTAAATTAATAAATGATCTATTAGAAGAACCAATTGATTTTTCTATTAGAAAGGAGTAA
- the pheS gene encoding phenylalanine--tRNA ligase subunit alpha, with the protein MHIEWDKINTLEDLKKAKNKIYSKDGELFKLKQEIKNSSIERKKIIGQKLSELNEKYEKLIKLAEENIEIKRIENLINKEKLDVSFPVNRAGSLHPITIIENRLRDWFMQNSYFEAKAGELEWDRFNFERLNIQKDHPARDMQDSLYVDDELLLRTHNTGISALILDKNKNKEINTFSIGKVYRNDEDDLTHSHQFTQLDFVSVGKVSFPNLIWTLKSLLSYVFETEIELRLRPSYFPFTEPSVEVDIYYNNRWIEVLGAGMLHPNVLKMAGYDTNIFNGFAAGIGLERLAMIKYGIKDIREFYRNDLRTLNQFKNEK; encoded by the coding sequence ATGCATATAGAATGAGATAAAATCAATACTTTAGAAGATTTGAAGAAAGCTAAAAATAAAATATATTCAAAGGATGGAGAATTATTTAAACTTAAACAAGAAATTAAAAATTCTTCTATAGAACGAAAAAAAATAATTGGTCAAAAACTTAGCGAATTAAATGAAAAGTATGAAAAACTTATCAAACTAGCAGAAGAAAATATAGAAATTAAAAGAATTGAAAATTTAATTAATAAGGAAAAGCTTGATGTTTCTTTTCCAGTTAATAGAGCAGGATCATTACATCCTATTACAATAATTGAAAATCGATTGCGTGATTGATTTATGCAAAATTCTTATTTTGAAGCTAAAGCTGGAGAATTAGAATGAGATAGGTTTAATTTTGAAAGACTCAATATTCAAAAAGATCATCCTGCACGCGATATGCAAGATTCTCTTTATGTCGATGATGAATTGTTATTAAGAACACATAATACTGGAATAAGCGCATTAATTTTAGATAAAAATAAAAATAAAGAAATAAATACTTTTTCAATAGGTAAGGTTTATAGAAATGATGAAGATGATTTAACTCATTCTCATCAATTTACTCAACTAGATTTTGTAAGTGTTGGAAAGGTAAGTTTTCCTAATTTAATTTGAACTTTAAAATCTTTGTTAAGCTATGTTTTTGAAACTGAAATTGAATTAAGATTACGTCCTAGTTATTTTCCTTTTACAGAGCCAAGCGTTGAAGTTGATATTTATTATAATAATCGTTGAATTGAAGTTTTAGGTGCTGGTATGCTTCATCCTAATGTTTTAAAAATGGCTGGATATGATACTAATATTTTTAATGGTTTTGCTGCTGGAATTGGTTTAGAAAGATTAGCAATGATTAAATATGGTATTAAAGATATTAGAGAGTTTTATCGTAATGATTTAAGAACATTAAATCAGTTTAAAAATGAAAAATAG
- a CDS encoding replication-associated recombination protein A gives MKNLANKLRPKTLDDIIGQENIVDLLKNIVKNNLTTSFIFFGESGTGKSSTAIALANDLGKSYGIFNSTIDSKNDLLALIKEKEIVIIDEIHRLNKDKQDILLSYLENDEAIIYATTTEVPYFRVNPALRSRMQILQFNKLKEDDIKKGLRKIIVKHFPNLNINDDVLFNLVKFSNGDYRNALNNLQLVALLNNEKIITNGDLKKIIPNMNFYSDKDSSKHYDNLSAFHKSLRGSDVDAALYYGALILKTGDYHGLFRRLMCVAYEDVALADTLLGLKIEAAFNAVEKLGFPEANLPIAFAIINAALAPKSNSAYLAFNKANSFIDQGNVFEIPKHLKDNHYKSATKLGFGLGYKYPHDFSYSAVKQTYLPNEIENYKFFNFKDNDSEKMKKYYQFIQEINKK, from the coding sequence ATGAAAAATTTAGCCAATAAATTAAGACCCAAAACGTTGGATGATATTATCGGACAAGAAAATATAGTTGATTTATTAAAAAATATTGTGAAAAATAATTTAACTACAAGTTTTATATTCTTTGGAGAAAGTGGTACTGGTAAATCTTCTACAGCTATTGCTTTAGCTAATGATTTAGGTAAATCATATGGTATTTTTAATTCAACTATCGATTCTAAAAATGATTTATTGGCTTTAATTAAAGAAAAAGAAATAGTCATTATTGACGAAATTCATAGACTAAATAAAGATAAGCAAGATATTTTACTTTCATATTTAGAAAACGATGAAGCAATTATTTATGCTACAACAACAGAAGTTCCTTATTTTAGAGTTAATCCTGCGTTAAGAAGTAGAATGCAAATTTTACAATTTAACAAATTAAAAGAAGATGATATAAAAAAAGGATTAAGAAAAATAATAGTGAAACACTTTCCTAATTTAAATATAAATGATGACGTTTTATTTAATTTAGTCAAATTTTCTAATGGTGATTATAGAAATGCATTAAATAATTTACAACTAGTTGCTTTATTGAACAATGAAAAAATAATTACAAATGGTGATTTAAAAAAAATTATTCCTAATATGAATTTTTATAGTGATAAAGATTCATCAAAACATTATGATAATTTGTCAGCTTTTCATAAATCTTTAAGAGGTAGTGATGTCGATGCTGCTCTTTATTATGGAGCTTTGATTTTAAAAACTGGTGATTATCATGGTTTATTTAGAAGATTAATGTGTGTTGCTTATGAAGATGTTGCTTTAGCAGATACATTATTAGGATTAAAAATTGAAGCAGCTTTTAATGCCGTAGAAAAATTAGGTTTTCCTGAAGCAAATTTACCAATTGCTTTTGCTATTATAAATGCAGCTTTAGCTCCTAAAAGCAATAGTGCATATTTAGCTTTTAATAAAGCGAATAGTTTTATTGATCAAGGTAATGTTTTTGAAATACCAAAGCATCTAAAAGATAACCATTATAAATCAGCTACCAAATTGGGTTTTGGTTTAGGTTATAAATATCCTCATGATTTTTCATATTCCGCTGTAAAACAGACTTATTTACCAAATGAAATCGAAAATTATAAGTTTTTTAACTTTAAAGATAATGACAGTGAAAAAATGAAAAAATATTATCAATTCATTCAAGAAATTAATAAAAAATAA
- a CDS encoding ribonuclease HIII has product MKFIQFEPIYNLNTKKIIGIDETGVGDYFGFVVSCAAYVPINKLDWVNSLGVKDSKKLTDKKIKEIASLLAKEIYFSTHFFTTKEYNDLNQTLNANEIKMLLHLKTIEKLQNKIDKIDYIFIDQYSTFSSIVKYYEKFLEKENKEKYQIAEIKHDVLLSNKAEDLNINVACASIIARALFLDLMAQKNKLYNVVFPFGAGEKVKLFASKLFENKDKNFVYEVAKIKFKMI; this is encoded by the coding sequence ATGAAATTTATTCAATTTGAACCTATTTATAACTTAAATACAAAAAAAATTATTGGAATTGATGAAACTGGAGTAGGTGACTATTTCGGTTTTGTTGTATCCTGCGCTGCTTATGTGCCTATAAATAAGCTTGATTGAGTTAATTCGTTAGGTGTGAAAGATAGCAAAAAATTAACTGATAAAAAAATAAAAGAAATTGCTTCTTTACTTGCAAAAGAAATTTATTTTAGTACTCATTTTTTTACAACTAAAGAATATAACGATTTGAATCAAACTTTGAATGCTAATGAAATTAAAATGCTTTTGCATTTAAAAACAATTGAAAAATTACAAAATAAAATTGACAAAATTGATTATATCTTTATAGATCAATATTCAACTTTTAGTTCAATAGTAAAATACTATGAAAAGTTTCTTGAAAAAGAAAATAAAGAAAAGTATCAAATTGCCGAAATTAAGCACGATGTTTTATTAAGTAATAAAGCAGAGGATTTAAATATTAACGTTGCTTGTGCATCGATAATTGCCAGAGCTTTATTTTTAGATTTAATGGCGCAAAAAAATAAATTATATAATGTAGTATTTCCTTTTGGTGCGGGAGAAAAAGTAAAACTATTCGCTTCTAAACTATTTGAAAATAAGGACAAAAATTTTGTTTATGAAGTAGCAAAAATAAAGTTTAAGATGATTTAA
- a CDS encoding Cof-type HAD-IIB family hydrolase has translation MTNNKFLFAIDLDGTLLASSKTGEIHEKSFQAILRAKNEGHIVCLLTGRPWRSTKPIYDKLGLDTVVANYNGAQIHNPKDENFIPYIKYLDLNEMLYVLGDPKVKNETTNIAIEGPGWVQIQHRDPALESVFGFRESPKFVVGLNFNKLPLKPTGIIFDVKETTDVEELRSYLKRKYGDLGEFSYWSKGKGLTPVFDITNVSTSKGRALSLLSRYYGIDLENTIAFGDGFNDVPMFKVAKISVAVGNASAEVKKYASVKLKLENDEGAVGDFINKLLDNPEKVIQKSNLSLEKMMKQRKNYAEDEE, from the coding sequence ATGACTAATAATAAATTTTTATTTGCTATTGATCTAGATGGTACTTTATTAGCTTCATCAAAAACAGGTGAAATTCATGAAAAATCATTTCAAGCTATTTTGAGAGCAAAAAATGAAGGTCACATTGTTTGTTTATTAACTGGTAGACCTTGAAGAAGTACGAAGCCTATTTATGATAAATTAGGTTTAGATACAGTAGTGGCAAATTATAATGGTGCACAAATTCATAATCCAAAGGATGAAAATTTTATTCCTTATATAAAGTATTTAGATTTAAACGAAATGCTTTATGTTTTAGGTGATCCAAAAGTTAAAAACGAAACAACCAATATTGCAATTGAAGGACCTGGGTGAGTTCAAATTCAACATAGAGATCCTGCTCTTGAAAGTGTTTTTGGCTTTAGAGAAAGTCCTAAATTTGTTGTTGGATTGAATTTTAATAAATTACCTTTAAAACCTACTGGAATTATTTTTGATGTTAAAGAAACAACTGATGTTGAAGAATTAAGATCATATCTTAAGAGAAAATATGGTGATTTGGGTGAATTTTCATACTGATCAAAAGGAAAAGGGTTAACACCTGTTTTTGATATAACCAATGTTTCAACAAGTAAAGGAAGAGCTTTAAGTTTACTTTCTAGATATTATGGAATTGATTTGGAAAATACAATTGCTTTTGGAGATGGATTTAATGATGTTCCAATGTTTAAAGTAGCTAAAATTTCAGTTGCTGTAGGAAATGCTTCTGCTGAGGTTAAAAAATATGCTTCTGTGAAATTGAAATTAGAAAATGATGAAGGAGCTGTAGGCGATTTTATAAATAAATTATTAGATAATCCCGAAAAAGTTATTCAAAAAAGTAATTTATCACTTGAAAAAATGATGAAGCAACGTAAAAATTACGCCGAAGATGAAGAATAA